The Candidatus Gracilibacteria bacterium genome segment AGCGTGAAAATAAAAGAGAACTTGAAGCAATTCAACGTGAAAATGATTTAAAATTAAGCATAAAAGAAAAAGAACTCGCTGAAAAAGCAAAAGAAGCTTTAAATAATCAACAAAATAAAATCACAGAGCTCCACTGAGAACTAAAAAATATAGCTGAAAAATCTGAAAGAGATGCAGAGAATAAAATACTGAAAGAAAGAGAAAGAATAAAGGAACAATATGAGAAAGAACTCAAAGCAAGAGAAGAGCAACTCAGTAAGATTCAATATGATAAAGATTTATCTGAAGAACGACTCAAAGATCAGTTAAAAGCGAGTGAAACAGCATTGGTACACTATAAAGAGATGAAAACAAAAATGAGTACAAAGATGATTTGAGAATCACTCGAACTTCATTGTGAAAATGAATTTAATAGGATTCGCTCTATAGCATTTCCAAATGCAGAATTTGGAAAAGATAATACAATATCAGAAATAGGAACAAAGGGTGATTATATATATAGAGAAGTGGATAGTCAGGGGAATGAACTGCTCTCAATTATGTTTGAAATGAAAAATGAAATCGAAACGACCGCAACTAAGAAAAAAAATAGTGATTTTTTCAAAAAACTAGACAAAGATAGAAATGAAAAAAAATGTGAATATGCTGTACTCGTAAGTCTTCTTGAAAAAGACAACGAATATTATGATGATATCGTAACCGTTCATGATTATAAACTGATGTATGCTATTAGACCTCAACATTTTATTACCATTATTGGTTTTCTTCGGCAAGCAAATACAAAATCTCAATCACTCCAAAGTGAAATACATAGACTCAATAATCAGAATATTGACGTTTCAAACTTTGAATCAAATATGAATGAATTCAAGGAAGCATTTTGAAAAAACTATATCTTAGCTTCAAAACAATTTTCTACTGCTATTGAAGAAATAGATAAAACCATTGATCATTTAAATAAAGTAAAAGATAACTTACTGAAATCAGATAATAATCTACGATTAGCAAATAACAAAGCGAGTGACCTATCTATCAAAAGACTTACAAAAGACAGTCCGAGTGTTGCGATAGAATTTGAGAAACAAAAATAATATACATTTTATAAAACAAATAATGAAACGAGAAAATATTTATAAGATGTGTATGATACTCTCACTCTTTATCGCAGTATCGCCACTCTTTGCATTTTTTGTTGCCAATATCATAGGATATTTTCAGTGATGTGCACCAATAATCCGCTCAATAGTCGAGAATTGTAATGATGCAATAATATTGGGCTCTCTGTTTAGTATTTCTTGGTATTGGGTAATAAGTCTCCCATTATGACTCGTACTATTTGGAGTATTTTATCTATTTTATGTATCAGCAAAAAAATAATTATTAACGAACTTACTATGAATAAAAAAACTAAAATAATCGCAACTCACGGACCAGCACTTAAAGGTGAAGCTGACCTCCACAGACTCTATGACGCTGGAGTCAATGTTATCAGATTCAACTTTTCACACGCACAATATGATGTGGTTCGAGAAGTACTCAAAGATATGCGAGTGAATAATAGAAATGGACGAACAGCGCTCTCTATGCTTCTGGATACAAAAGGACCAGAAATCAGAACCTGAGATCTGAGTACAAAACAAACATATAAATCATGAGATATTTTTAAGTTTTATACAAATCAAGAGAGTTTCAAAGAAGATGGAACAGCTCTCTTTTGTGATTATCCTCATCTTGGTGAAGATGCCTATGTTGGTCAAATTATTGATGTAGATAGTGGTTTATTTCAAATAGAAGTTCTAGAAATTAAAGATGATTTTCTCAGTGTACAAGCTCAAAATGATGCCATAATTGGTTCGCGACGACATGTCAATCTCCCTGGAATCAGACTCAAAATGCCAGGAATTACAGACAAAGACAGAGCAGATGTGAAGTTTGCAGTCGAAGAATCTATGGATTTTATCGCGATGAGTTTCGTGCGAAGTAGAGAAAATGTTCAAGAACTCAGAGAATACCTCAAAGAACTTGGAGGAGAACACATTAAAATTATCTCAAAAATAGAAAACCAAGAGGGTATTGATAATCTCACTGAGATTATTGCAGCAAGTGACGGGATTATGGTCGCTCGAGGAGATCTGGGAATCGAAGTCCCAATAGAGAAACTCCCAAGTTATCAGTCAAATATGGTCAAAGAGACCCTCGCAGCAGGGAAATTCACGATTATCGCGACGCATTTACTTGAATCGATGATAGATAACCCATTTCCAACACGAGCTGAAGTCTCAGATGTATATAACTCTGTGATGCAGCATACAGACTGTGTAATGCTCTCTGGAGAAACAGCTGCAGGGAAATACCCAATCAAGTCTGTTAAGGTTATGACAGCAACGATTCATGAAGCTGAAAAAAACCTCATATTAGAAAACAGAGACTTTTCAAACGAGGGACTGACAGCTCGAGACATAGAAAAAAAAGCTCTCATAAAATCAGCTATCTCAGCTGGAGAAGAGCTCAAGGTTGATGCACTCTTTATCTTCACAAAATCAGGAAAACTCGCTCGACTCGCTTCGAGTTTTAGACCAAATCTTCCTATTTACGCATTTACCATGCACCTGCAATCTGTTGCATATATGAACGTCCTATTTGGAGTACAACCCTATTTACTGGAAAACTGGGATGAGCAATTTGTTGAAAATATTGGAACAGCGATTACTATTTGTAAAGAAAATGGAAGTCTCAAAGTAGGAGACAAAATCATGCTCGTGAATGATATCCAAAAGGGAGAAACAGAGATTCCAGTAGTAGAACTTATGGAAATATTATAATATACATCTAAACTCATCATGATAGACCTCAAACAAGACATCCTCGAAGAATTGCAGCGTATTCCAGTGTGAAAAGTCATGACCTATAAAACTATGGCTGACAAGTTCAAAGTGCATCCACGCAAAGTGGCAATGGTGATGAAACACAATGAGTTTCCAGATATTTATCCTTGTTACAAGGTTATTTCTCACTCTTGAAAACTCTGAGGCTATAGTGGAAAAAACGGAATTCACGGAAAGGTTCAGAGACTCCGAGACGATGGAATTGAAGTCGTTGATGGAAAAATAGATCCAAAATATATTATATAACTCTTTCCTGAATCCTTACTCTTGATAAGAGCAAGGGGCTGCGTATGCAAGACTTAGAAATACAAATCACAAAATCGTGGAGGAAATCTCTCTCTATGCGTTTTGATACTCATGGAGTTTTACAAGTACGAGCTCCAAAATTTTTGCTTCCTGCTCAAATCGATGCCTTTATACAAAAAAATACTGCCTGGATTGAAAAGCATTACACTAATATACAAAAACAATCACAAGATAAAAAATATTATTTATTCGGGGAAGTTATAGATCCAGAAATGATGTATAACTTTTGACGTGACAGAGAATCATCCCCACAAAAACTCGAGCGATTTTATAAATCAGAAGCAAAAAAATACCTCAAAACTAGAACCACCGAACTTGCAAATATGCATAAATTTGATTTTGATTCAATTAAAATAACCTCAGCCAAGACTCGTTGGGGAAGTTGCTCCAGTAATAAGACTATCAACTTCACTTACCGACTCATTATGGCTCCAAAAGAGGCCATAGAGTACGTTATTATTCATGAGCTCTGTCATCTCAGACAAATGAATCATGGACCCAGATTTTGGAAAGAAGTTGCCAATATTATGCCTGACTATCATATCCAAGAAAAGCACCTCAAAGACGAGGGTTGGAGATACAGGATATAAGAGTTACGCACAACTTTTCAACACTCTGTTAAAAACTTGTGAACTTGTACAATAAATTTGTATATCTTGCTTTTGACGAATCAGGACTTAAGAGGTATACTAGTTCTATACTCTATAAGTTATTCTAAAGATATGCTTTCATCTCAACCATCATTACCTGACAACAATACAGCAAAAAACTCTGTACATAATGAGCTTAAGACTCCCAGTGTATTCACAGCACTCGCGTCACAAACTAAAGCAGCTTTGCTCTGACTCGCTCTCCTCACTCCCCAAAACTCACAAGCTCAAACTCCCGATTCTCCGCAGCTCCTCGCTGAAGCTGACATCGCAACTAACAAGTCTGATGGAACTTTTGAAGACACGCAGCTTAATGAAAAAATGAATTTTGCGATTTCAGATGTATTTCGGTTTCGACAAGCTGGAATAGAGTTTTATGGGGAATTTTTGACTCAATTTGAACAACTTCCAAAAGAGGATCAGTATCAAGTAGCTCTTGCAATAGATTGAGAAAATTGACAGTGAGGCAGTGATATGACTGATGAGATGTTAAATCTCGTTAGAGAATGAAGAGTTCCTTTAGGTATGATTGATTCAATGAAAATTGAAGCTGAATCTAATTGAGCTGATACTGACCCGGATTGGTGAGAAGTCCCTGCATTTGCCGAAGTACTGATGGATATTCGAACTACTTGAATGACAGAAAGTTGAGATTCATATGAAGAAATGCTCCAATTTGCTCCGAATACGATATCAAAATTATATTTTGTTTTTGCTACAAATTTAGTTCAGTCAAAAAATGAAGCTGCTATAGCAGAATTAGAAGCTGTTACAGCCGAGAATGAAGCTGCTAGAGCTGAGAATGAAGCTGCTAGAGCTGAGAATGAAGCTGCTAGAGCTGAGAATGAAGCTGTAGATGAATATGGTAATACTCTTAAACAAAGATTAGAATTGCAAAGAAGAGCTACGCAAGCATTAAAAGATGCAGCAAATACAGTAAGTGAATAGATTTTTGCTCAATATTAAAATATATGTTACTCTAAGTATAGATATAAATTCTATACTTTTTTTATGGCTTGAGGTCCTGAATGATTAAGCTCACAAGCCGACGTGACACTTCAAAAGCACACAATAAATAGAAATTCACTTATATTTGTACAATAAATTTGTATAGCCGACTCTAAAAACAGAGAGATTTCTAAAATCTCTCTGTTTTTTTACATATTTCTTACACTATAATTGACTAAAATATTATTTCAAGTGTCTAAAATACGAGAAAATATTTTAAGTAAAATTTAAGTAAAAATTGCTATTTTAAAGCAAGAGTTAAGCTCGCAGTGAAGACAAAAGACGTGAAATATAATCAATAATTCCAAAAGCACAAAAGATTTTTTGTAAGTTCCTTTGACGAAAGGAGATTTTAGAGTTATAATGGAAATATATTCCATAATGGCATTTTCGAAAATGGTAGCTACTCCATGAAAATTACTAGAAAATAACAATACTCCTACTCAAGCAATTGAATCGGGAGAGCTTTTGGCACAAAAAGTGAAACAAGCTCGATTTGCCTCAGCAATCAAGATGACTACGCTTGCAACAGCACTTGCGCTCTCAAGTATCACACCTCAAAAGGCACAGGCACAGTCTGAGGAAACACTTGTCTTAGTTGTTGACTCAAAACCTATCGCATCAGAGGAATGGACAGGGAGTAGTGCGCTTCAAGGATTTAAAGATGATATTGCAGAGTCAGAATCAATGACGCAAGAAGAAAAAGACAAGATAAATTTTGCGATTTCAGATGTAGTTAGGATGCGACAAGCTGGAATAGAATTTTACTGAGAATTTCTTGCACAATTTGAACAACTTTCAAAAGAGGATCAGTATCAAGTAGCTCTTGCAATAGATTGAGAAAATTGACAGTGAGGTAGTGATATGACTGATGAGATGTTAAATCTCGTTAGAGATTGAAGAATTACTGAAAAATTTATTCAAGCTATTTTAGAAGAGGCAACTATTAACTGAGCAGATGAATTTTTTGAACTACCTTGATTTGAGGATACTCTCAATGATTTTAGAATTAATTGATTCAATTGAAAGGACTCAATTTGATATGTTATAGAAAAAGCACCCATTAATTGACATAAAATTTACTTAGTTGTTGCGTCAATATATGCTACTATTGAGAATGAAGCAGTGACAGCTGAGCTTGAAGCAGTGTCAGCTGAGAATGAAGCAGTGACAGCTGAACTAGATGCTGAAGAAGAAAGATGAAGAGATTTAGATAGAATTTGAGCTCAATTAGACAGAATACTCGGCCAACAAGATAAAATTTTGTGAAATAAGTAGATTTTTGCTCATACATAAAATATATGTTATTCTAAGTATAGATATAAATTCTATACTTTTTTTATGGCTTGAGGTCCTGAATGATTGAGCTCGTATGACGACGCACCACTTTGAGAGGTTCAAAATAATGAGCGTCAGATTCAACGACAAGAAGAATTAATAACACTCGATAATAGATTTAAAGAACAATCAGAGAGAAAATTAGTATCTTCAGAAACGAAAGAGTGAATAAGTTGAATTTGAGAAGATTTGGAAACAACTCAAGAGGTGTTAAAAGTCTTATCTCAGTTCAAAAAATTATCTGATTCATTAGGTTTAGTTTGATATGAAATTTTTGAAGTTTTTATAAATTGACAGAATAATGACATAAAAAATGCTTTTATAGATAAATCAAATATTACCAAAATATTTAATAGTGTTAAAATATCTTGAAGATTTCCTGTAAATGAATTTGAATTTCATCAAACTCTTGTTGAATGAACAATATTAGAAGATACATCAGTGAAACAAGAAGATACATCAGTGAAAGAAGAGGTTGTAGCAGTGAAACAAAAAGATACATCAGTCAAACAAGAAGATATAGCAGAAAAATTAAAAACTAATGAAGAAAAAGAAAAAACAATAAGGCAAAAAGCTAAATCAATTCTTGCTATTAATAAAGATGTTAAACTAAGTGGATTATCTTGAGATTTTGCTGAATATAAAACATTACTTGAAAACCAAAATTGGAGTGAAAATGATAGATCAAGAGCTGAAAAAATTCAAGACAATATCATTTATGAGTTAGATCATAATAAACAAATTGAAAAATCTATTCTTCCACAAGCATATGCTCAAGGTCCAGAAGTATTTAAAAGAGTAAGTGAGAGCTTAGTATCATTGGATTCTAGTTTTCAAACAAGAATAGATGCTTGGATTATGACTCCAGACTTTTGAGAACTACCACCAGAACAAATGGCTCGGGTGAGTAGTGCTCTTTGAACTCGTATTGATGAAGTCAAAGATGGCTCTGAGCAAAGTGGGAATATATTTACCCTTGAAAATACTGACGGAACAGAGATAAACTATGATGTGGTGACCAACGAAAGAAGTTTGAGTTTAGATAACTATTCACTTCCAAGTAGTGTGGAGGATACTGGAGATTATCAAAGCCCTAAACTTGAGTATTACAAAGTTGAACAAGAACACTTAGGGAAACTGAGCAAAATTGTAGCAGCAGGAAAACTGATTGCAGAGGCTGCAGTGAGTGACTGAGATGTTTCAAAGATAAAAGATATCCTGAAGTGAGAAGGAGGACTCGGGTATTCGTACTATCGAGAACTTGGTCTTGAGACAAAGACAAGTGCTGCCGATATTCAACAAGCATTATCATCTGCCTATCAAGAACATAACGAACCAATAGTGGAAGCTAGAAAGGTGTATAAAGGTGCTCTTTTGCAGCTACGAGACAACTACCAAAAACTCCTCAAAGAAAAAGACGAAAAAACAAAGGAGACACTTCTATTTTTACAAAGTATTGGCTTTACGATGATCCCTCAATCTATTACAGATGCTCTTATCGCGATGATAAACCGAAGTCCGAGCTTATGGGCTGAGTTTGGGATGAATGAAAAAATAAATCTCTCAAACGGTGGTCTATGATTTGATAAAAATGTAGTTGGTGGAACCGGCGTTGATTTAAGTGATAAAAAGTGATTTGTGGGTCTCATGAACAAGATGCTCACTGGGGATGCTACAATCCCTGTAGAGTACATTAATGACACCAATATTCAGTATCATGTGCAAAATGAAGCAACACTGAATCAAAACGAAACACAAACTCCAGAACAAATCCTCAAAGCTGCCTACCAAAATATGCTCCAATGAATCGTTTGAAAATCTACATTTATGGTTCAGGCTCAAAATAATCTCTTCTGAAAAAAATAATATTTTCAGATACTATCATCACTTTATACTCAAGTTATAAGAGTTACTCATTTTAGTATAACATTTCACGTGTTATATTGATAAATCTTGTAATATATGCTACAATTAATGCATATATATTTTTTATTTTCCATGTCTCGATTCTTCCACATTTTCCTGAGAGTCTTCATACTTGTATATATAGGATTAAGTGTGTTTTTTTCTGCTATTTCCGTGAGTTATGCTGCGACTGATAGTGCTGAAAAAGTGTCTGAACTTATTAAAAATTATGTAGAAAAAAAATACAAAATTGTCGACCATTTTCCCGTGTATAGTGCTATTAGAACTCGAATCTCAGAGCTCCTGGTTGCAACTCCAGATTCTCAGTTTGCCAGAAAAATATTTCTCAGTGATATTATGTTTTATAATAACAATAATATCTACGCACTGGTTCAGTATGTAGCTTCACGAGAATGAGCCCTCAATAGATTTACGATGTGGAAGAGTGATGGAAATACTGAACTTCTCAGTTTTGAAAAATCTCTTCGTGTAAATAAAGCTGTGATACCAGAAGCTATTGTCTTGAATGAGAGTTTTGAATTTTCAAAAAACTCAGAGATATACAGACTCAATTTTGAATCAATTGCCGTTCTTGATGCATCTCAAATTCAAAGTTTTCAGTTACCGTCTAATCATACACTTTACTATTCTGAAAGTATAGGGTATTTTGTTCCTAAAAATCCGAGTCTTGAGAAAAAAATTTCTTTTGTAGATTTCCTCGTTCATTGACCGAAGAAATTCTTTTTATATAACAGTAGCTATTATGAGGAAAATGGTATTTTTTATACTTACTGATATGATACATATTTTGATACCTTTGATAGTTATGGTTTATATGCTTCTGACTGGAAAAAGTTAGGCTATAATTTAGATGATGGAGTGATACTTCGCCTGCAAGATGCTAAAAATACGATTACCTTTTCTCCAAGGCCGGTTAAAATTATTCCAAAATCATATCTCGATCAGTATGGTCCTATCGATAAACAGCTAGTGAATGAGTTTGCAACGGACGCCCTGAGAATAGAAAAAGATTATTCTCGAACCTATCAAGCTATTTTTAAAAAAGCCCACGAACTCACTGATGGACTTGAAACTGATGATGAAAAGATTAGGGCTGTGTATGACTGGATAAAAATAAATATAGAGTATACAAAGCTCTTTTATGAATCTGACCCGAGGATATTTTCTGGACTTGAAACCTTTGAATCTAAAAATGGAGTCTGTGAATGACAGGTGCGTCTGATGTCCTATATGCTGAAAATTGCAGGGATAGAAGATGTCCGTATTAAATTAGGTTATGTTATTGATTCTAAGGATTTTCCAAGGGTTGGTCACTCATGGATACAAATTTGAAATGACTTCTATGACCCCACTTTTGAACCATCATACCAAAAAGATGTTTCTGATTACATGTACTATAAACTTCCTTATGATGTGATGTATACCAACCGATACAATATCCGCGATATGCCAAAGGAGTATTTTAATATTTCAAAAGAGGTCCTTGCAAAAGAAGTAAATATGAAGCGTAGAGAACTTACCAAGAGATACCCTCAGTCAATTGGATTCAAAGTTTTAGAAAAGGCACATTTTCAAGTAAAAAATGGACTGATAGTTGATGGAAATATCTTACTTTGAGAAGTAATAAATCTCATGAAAGAGGAACAGGTATATTATAACAATAACAAAGTAAGCACTCTTATAGAGTGAGTAGGAAAAGAACTCGAGTATTATCCTATTCCTACACTTGAGACAGATGTTGAGAGTGTTTTAATGGAAGTAAACTACGACATTTCCAAACTCAGACTTTTCAAGATTTATAAAGAGGGAGTATTTTATGTATATGGTCTTTACGAGAAATAAAATCTCATTTAAAAAAAAATCCCTAGTAAGGGATTTTTTTTTAAATGAGATTTTTACAACATTCCAGCGACTCTGAATTTGAGGAGGTCTAATACGTTTATAATTTTTTCTAACATATTTTTTTGAGTCGGAGCACTGTATTTTTCAACACTGTCTTCTCGAGCTGTTTCCACTCTTTCTAGAACAAGCTTGTTAATATTATTTTGCTCTATTTCTGTTTTTGTAGAGAGTTTGAGCTTATAGTTTGCGAGATTTTTATTTAAGAGATTCAGCGTCTTTGTATTGAGGGTAGATTCAAGCTCAGATATTTTTGCTGGAGTACTACATTCTCACGCGTAAGCTACTGGAGTTTTTCCTGCCGTACATGAGTTACCATATGTTTTTCCATCGACTCCACAAACTGGATCATATTGCATCGTACACATTGTTGGTTCTTCTTGTACTGTACATTTTCATCCTGCATCTGGATATGTTTCTTTTATATCACACACGAGACCACTACTACATTGTAAGTTTGCGATTCCTCCACAAAACTCTCACTCACTTCCAGGATTTCTCCCGAGATTAAGAGCTTGTACATCAGTATTTTCTGCAGTGAGTTCTGCCGTTCTTGAACACAGGGAAACTCCCAGTACATCATCTTGGTTTTCATACGCGTACACTACATATTCTTGATCTTCAACAAAATTATATCCACAAGCTGCGGAGTTATTATTTGTTTCTATTTGGATAGTTTGAGTATCAACTCCTTTCCAGGTTTTTTGTACATCAAATAATACCTTATTTTTCGAACTTCCTTCTGAAATTCGAGATACTGTACCAACAAACACTGAATCAGATGTTTCTAAGCTAGAAAGTGCGTCAGCAGGCATCATACATGAACATGCGTAGGTATTTCAAAGGCTTGCAAAGAGAGCAGCAAAGAGAAATAATCAAAGAAAGAGTATTTTTTTCATAGAGTACTATTTATATAATTAAAATAAATTCACACTATTTACAACGATAGTATACAAACAAAGTGACAAAAAAGACAAAGAAAAAATAAATTATTCTTTGCAAATAGTATATATTTAGAGTATATTATGTGTATAAATAGTATATATCTTAAATACAATTATTATGTCACAGTATTATATTTATGAGAGTATCCAAGCTTGATTTCATGCTCCTGCTGAGGAACAATCCCGTTATAGTGTAGAGCTCAACAACTATGTTATCGAGCATCCAAATACGAGTGTCTTACTGAGAGTTCAGGGAGAATCTATGATCAGTGCTGGGATTTATACGGGGGACATTGTGATAGTCGATAAGTCTCAGCCTGTGAAGCATGGAGAT includes the following:
- the pyk gene encoding pyruvate kinase, translated to MNKKTKIIATHGPALKGEADLHRLYDAGVNVIRFNFSHAQYDVVREVLKDMRVNNRNGRTALSMLLDTKGPEIRTGDLSTKQTYKSGDIFKFYTNQESFKEDGTALFCDYPHLGEDAYVGQIIDVDSGLFQIEVLEIKDDFLSVQAQNDAIIGSRRHVNLPGIRLKMPGITDKDRADVKFAVEESMDFIAMSFVRSRENVQELREYLKELGGEHIKIISKIENQEGIDNLTEIIAASDGIMVARGDLGIEVPIEKLPSYQSNMVKETLAAGKFTIIATHLLESMIDNPFPTRAEVSDVYNSVMQHTDCVMLSGETAAGKYPIKSVKVMTATIHEAEKNLILENRDFSNEGLTARDIEKKALIKSAISAGEELKVDALFIFTKSGKLARLASSFRPNLPIYAFTMHLQSVAYMNVLFGVQPYLLENWDEQFVENIGTAITICKENGSLKVGDKIMLVNDIQKGETEIPVVELMEIL
- a CDS encoding MGMT family protein yields the protein MIDLKQDILEELQRIPVGKVMTYKTMADKFKVHPRKVAMVMKHNEFPDIYPCYKVISHSGKLGGYSGKNGIHGKVQRLRDDGIEVVDGKIDPKYII
- a CDS encoding transglutaminase domain-containing protein — translated: MSRFFHIFLRVFILVYIGLSVFFSAISVSYAATDSAEKVSELIKNYVEKKYKIVDHFPVYSAIRTRISELLVATPDSQFARKIFLSDIMFYNNNNIYALVQYVASREGALNRFTMWKSDGNTELLSFEKSLRVNKAVIPEAIVLNESFEFSKNSEIYRLNFESIAVLDASQIQSFQLPSNHTLYYSESIGYFVPKNPSLEKKISFVDFLVHGPKKFFLYNSSYYEENGIFYTYGYDTYFDTFDSYGLYASDWKKLGYNLDDGVILRLQDAKNTITFSPRPVKIIPKSYLDQYGPIDKQLVNEFATDALRIEKDYSRTYQAIFKKAHELTDGLETDDEKIRAVYDWIKINIEYTKLFYESDPRIFSGLETFESKNGVCEGQVRLMSYMLKIAGIEDVRIKLGYVIDSKDFPRVGHSWIQIGNDFYDPTFEPSYQKDVSDYMYYKLPYDVMYTNRYNIRDMPKEYFNISKEVLAKEVNMKRRELTKRYPQSIGFKVLEKAHFQVKNGLIVDGNILLGEVINLMKEEQVYYNNNKVSTLIEGVGKELEYYPIPTLETDVESVLMEVNYDISKLRLFKIYKEGVFYVYGLYEK
- a CDS encoding M48 family metallopeptidase; amino-acid sequence: MQDLEIQITKSWRKSLSMRFDTHGVLQVRAPKFLLPAQIDAFIQKNTAWIEKHYTNIQKQSQDKKYYLFGEVIDPEMMYNFGRDRESSPQKLERFYKSEAKKYLKTRTTELANMHKFDFDSIKITSAKTRWGSCSSNKTINFTYRLIMAPKEAIEYVIIHELCHLRQMNHGPRFWKEVANIMPDYHIQEKHLKDEGWRYRI
- a CDS encoding DUF2130 domain-containing protein → MKKIKVSIKDENTLVLLEDATQGDIIDLSSLHDVDIDTTTIKNVVQSIKMDQFNAKLKEKTEAIERENKRELEAIQRENDLKLSIKEKELAEKAKEALNNQQNKITELHGELKNIAEKSERDAENKILKERERIKEQYEKELKAREEQLSKIQYDKDLSEERLKDQLKASETALVHYKEMKTKMSTKMIGESLELHCENEFNRIRSIAFPNAEFGKDNTISEIGTKGDYIYREVDSQGNELLSIMFEMKNEIETTATKKKNSDFFKKLDKDRNEKKCEYAVLVSLLEKDNEYYDDIVTVHDYKLMYAIRPQHFITIIGFLRQANTKSQSLQSEIHRLNNQNIDVSNFESNMNEFKEAFGKNYILASKQFSTAIEEIDKTIDHLNKVKDNLLKSDNNLRLANNKASDLSIKRLTKDSPSVAIEFEKQK
- a CDS encoding UV protection and mutation protein, whose product is MSQYYIYESIQAGFHAPAEEQSRYSVELNNYVIEHPNTSVLLRVQGESMISAGIYTGDIVIVDKSQPVKHGDIVVAQIDGSYTIKYFYKTSSGQIYLEAGDEQRTQMFPTEELELFGVVVSLIRKF